Proteins from one Astatotilapia calliptera chromosome 8, fAstCal1.2, whole genome shotgun sequence genomic window:
- the pdpk1b gene encoding 3-phosphoinositide-dependent protein kinase 1 isoform X1, with the protein MARATSQVYDVVPIQPSVVICSCSHPSMVRNHPDSCSPIAIPGASSSHGPSMEGAASQACAVGASASSQAPQLCTQPAVQASQPRKKRPEDFKFGKILGEGSFSTVVLAREQATGKEYAIKILEKRHIVKENKTQYVKRERDLMSSLDHPFFVKLYFTFQDDEKLYFGLSYAKNGELLKYIRKIGSFDETCTRFYSAEIVCSLEYLHNKGIIHRDLKPENILLSEEMHIQITDFGTAKQLPSDSKQARANSFVGTAQYVSPELLTEKSACKSSDLWALGCIIYQLVAGLPPFRAGNEYLIFQKIIKLEYEFPEKFFPKAKDLVERLLSLDPTKRLGCEEMGGYEPLKQHPFFDTISWSDLHLQTPPKLTPYLPAMSEDDEDCYGNYDDLLSQFSNMQVAPSSSSHSLSPHDSTPPQRSSSNIEQYIHDLDNNSFELDLQFTEEEKQLLLDKQTTGNPWHQFVENNLILKMGPVDKRKGLFARRRQLLLTEGPHLYYVDPVNRVLKGEIPWSLELRPEAKNFKTFFVHTPNRTYYLMDPSGNADRWCKKIQEVWRKIYQRHQNPGL; encoded by the exons ATGGCAAGAGCTACAAGTCAGGTG TATGATGTTGTGCCCATTCAGCCCAGCGTTGTCATCTGTTCCTGCTCGCATCCATCAATGGTAAGAAACCACCCTGACTCCTGCTCGCCAATTGCAATCCCAGGCGCAAGCAGCAGCCACGGCCCCAGCATGGAGGGCGCAGCCTCACAGGCTTGTGCTGTAGGAGCATCTGCTAGCAGCCAGGCCCCACAGCTCTGCACACAGCCAGCCGTCCAGGCTTCTCAGCCACGCAAAAAGAGGCCAGAGGACTTTAAATTTGGCAAGATACTGGGAGAGGGCTCCTTCTCAACG GTTGTCCTGGCAAGAGAGCAGGCAACAGGGAAAGAATATGCAA TTAAGATTTTAGAGAAACGCCATATTGTGAAGGAGAACAAAACCCAGTATGTGAAACGAGAGAGGGATTTGATGTCAAGTCTTGATCACCCGTTCTTTGTCAAACTCTACTTCACATTTCAAGATGATGAGAAGCTGT ATTTTGGTCTTAGTTATGCTAAGAACGGCGAGCTCCTGAAATACATTCGCAAAATTGGTTCATTTGATGAGACCTGCACTAGATTCTACTCAGCTGAAATAGTTTGTTCTCTAGAATACCTACACAATAAGGGGATAATACACCG AGATCTGAAACCAGAAAATATTCTTCTGAGTGAAGAGATGCACATTCAGATAACAGATTTTGGAACAGCAAAACAGTTACCATCAGACAGTAAACAAG cgAGAGCAAACTCGTTTGTTGGAACAGCGCAGTATGTGTCTCCAGAGCTACTAACAGAGAAATCAGCCTGCAAGAG ctCTGACCTGTGGGCCTTGGGATGTATTATCTATCAGCTGGTGGCTGGTTTACCACCATTCAGAGCTGG AAATGAGTACCTGATATTCCAGAAAATAATAAAGCTGGAGTATGAATTCCCAGAGAAATTCTTCCCCAAAGCTAAGGATCTTGTTGAACGGCTTTTG tCATTGGACCCAACCAAGCGGCTTGGCTGTGAAGAGATGGGAGGGTACGAACCACTGAAGCAGCACCCCTTCTTTGACACCATCTCCTGGAGTGACCTTCACCTACAGACACCTCCCAAGCTCACACCCTACCTGCCAGCAATGTCTGAAGATGATGAGGACTGCTATGGAAAT TACGATGACCTCCTGAGCCAGTTCAGCAACATGCAGGTGGCCCCGTCCAGCTCATCACACTCCCTGTCGCCACATGACTCGACGCCGCCGCAGAGGTCCAGCAGCAACATTGAGCAGTATATCCACGACCTGGACAACAACTCCTTTGAGCTGGACCTGCAGTTCACTGAAGAAGAGAAGCAGTTATTGCTGGATAAACAGACCACTGGAAACCCCTG GCACCAGTTTGTGGAGAATAACCTAATCCTGAAAATGGGCCCAGTGGATAAacgaaag GGTCTGTTCGCCCGACGGAGACAGCTGCTTCTCACTGAAGGACCACACCTGTACTACGTGGATCCTGTCAACAGGGTCCTGAAGGGGGAGATTCCTTGGTCCTTAGAGTTACGCCCCGAGGCCAAGAACTTCAAAACCTTCTTTGTTCACACG CCTAACCGGACATACTATTTGATGGACCCCAGCGGGAATGCAGACAGATGGTGTAAGAAGATCCAGGAAGTGTGGAGAAAGATCTATCAAAGGCACCAAAACCCTGGCCTATAG
- the pdpk1b gene encoding 3-phosphoinositide-dependent protein kinase 1 isoform X2, whose amino-acid sequence MVRNHPDSCSPIAIPGASSSHGPSMEGAASQACAVGASASSQAPQLCTQPAVQASQPRKKRPEDFKFGKILGEGSFSTVVLAREQATGKEYAIKILEKRHIVKENKTQYVKRERDLMSSLDHPFFVKLYFTFQDDEKLYFGLSYAKNGELLKYIRKIGSFDETCTRFYSAEIVCSLEYLHNKGIIHRDLKPENILLSEEMHIQITDFGTAKQLPSDSKQARANSFVGTAQYVSPELLTEKSACKSSDLWALGCIIYQLVAGLPPFRAGNEYLIFQKIIKLEYEFPEKFFPKAKDLVERLLSLDPTKRLGCEEMGGYEPLKQHPFFDTISWSDLHLQTPPKLTPYLPAMSEDDEDCYGNYDDLLSQFSNMQVAPSSSSHSLSPHDSTPPQRSSSNIEQYIHDLDNNSFELDLQFTEEEKQLLLDKQTTGNPWHQFVENNLILKMGPVDKRKGLFARRRQLLLTEGPHLYYVDPVNRVLKGEIPWSLELRPEAKNFKTFFVHTPNRTYYLMDPSGNADRWCKKIQEVWRKIYQRHQNPGL is encoded by the exons ATGGTAAGAAACCACCCTGACTCCTGCTCGCCAATTGCAATCCCAGGCGCAAGCAGCAGCCACGGCCCCAGCATGGAGGGCGCAGCCTCACAGGCTTGTGCTGTAGGAGCATCTGCTAGCAGCCAGGCCCCACAGCTCTGCACACAGCCAGCCGTCCAGGCTTCTCAGCCACGCAAAAAGAGGCCAGAGGACTTTAAATTTGGCAAGATACTGGGAGAGGGCTCCTTCTCAACG GTTGTCCTGGCAAGAGAGCAGGCAACAGGGAAAGAATATGCAA TTAAGATTTTAGAGAAACGCCATATTGTGAAGGAGAACAAAACCCAGTATGTGAAACGAGAGAGGGATTTGATGTCAAGTCTTGATCACCCGTTCTTTGTCAAACTCTACTTCACATTTCAAGATGATGAGAAGCTGT ATTTTGGTCTTAGTTATGCTAAGAACGGCGAGCTCCTGAAATACATTCGCAAAATTGGTTCATTTGATGAGACCTGCACTAGATTCTACTCAGCTGAAATAGTTTGTTCTCTAGAATACCTACACAATAAGGGGATAATACACCG AGATCTGAAACCAGAAAATATTCTTCTGAGTGAAGAGATGCACATTCAGATAACAGATTTTGGAACAGCAAAACAGTTACCATCAGACAGTAAACAAG cgAGAGCAAACTCGTTTGTTGGAACAGCGCAGTATGTGTCTCCAGAGCTACTAACAGAGAAATCAGCCTGCAAGAG ctCTGACCTGTGGGCCTTGGGATGTATTATCTATCAGCTGGTGGCTGGTTTACCACCATTCAGAGCTGG AAATGAGTACCTGATATTCCAGAAAATAATAAAGCTGGAGTATGAATTCCCAGAGAAATTCTTCCCCAAAGCTAAGGATCTTGTTGAACGGCTTTTG tCATTGGACCCAACCAAGCGGCTTGGCTGTGAAGAGATGGGAGGGTACGAACCACTGAAGCAGCACCCCTTCTTTGACACCATCTCCTGGAGTGACCTTCACCTACAGACACCTCCCAAGCTCACACCCTACCTGCCAGCAATGTCTGAAGATGATGAGGACTGCTATGGAAAT TACGATGACCTCCTGAGCCAGTTCAGCAACATGCAGGTGGCCCCGTCCAGCTCATCACACTCCCTGTCGCCACATGACTCGACGCCGCCGCAGAGGTCCAGCAGCAACATTGAGCAGTATATCCACGACCTGGACAACAACTCCTTTGAGCTGGACCTGCAGTTCACTGAAGAAGAGAAGCAGTTATTGCTGGATAAACAGACCACTGGAAACCCCTG GCACCAGTTTGTGGAGAATAACCTAATCCTGAAAATGGGCCCAGTGGATAAacgaaag GGTCTGTTCGCCCGACGGAGACAGCTGCTTCTCACTGAAGGACCACACCTGTACTACGTGGATCCTGTCAACAGGGTCCTGAAGGGGGAGATTCCTTGGTCCTTAGAGTTACGCCCCGAGGCCAAGAACTTCAAAACCTTCTTTGTTCACACG CCTAACCGGACATACTATTTGATGGACCCCAGCGGGAATGCAGACAGATGGTGTAAGAAGATCCAGGAAGTGTGGAGAAAGATCTATCAAAGGCACCAAAACCCTGGCCTATAG
- the kctd5b gene encoding BTB/POZ domain-containing protein KCTD5 isoform X1 produces MNRGLEVCGCTSDISCEPHSQSRAEPRAEEARRGMAENSSETSGSVHRRCLGHSSAERNVSAGVGASKWIRLNVGGTYFLTTRQTLCRDPKSFLYRLSQADPELDSDKDETGAYLIDRDPTYFGPVLNYLRHGKLVLNRDLAEEGVLEEAEFYNITSLIKLIKDKIRERDCKTSQVPVKHVYRVLQCQEEELTQMVSTMSDGWKFEQLVSIGYGRAHQSEFLLIVSREVKGEESALPNNSGELVSIGSSYNYGNEDQAEFLCVVSKELHNQSYGTNSEPSEKAKSEDEETDYEMNDSD; encoded by the exons ATGAATCGCGGACTCGAAGTTTGTGGCTGCACCTCCGATATTTCCTGTGAGCCGCACAGCCAGAGCCGTGCCGAGCCGAGGGCGGAGGAGGCGAGGAGAGGAATGGCAGAGAACAGCTCCGAGACAAGCGGCTCCGTTCACCGGAGATGTTTGGGCCATTCTTCGGCGGAGCGAAACGTTTCAGCTGGGGTCGGGGCTTCAAAATGGATTCGACTAAATGTCGGGGGAACCTATTTTTTAACTACGAGACAGACGCTGTGTCGAGACCCAAAATCATTTCTGTACAGACTGAGCCAAGCTGACCCCGAGCTCGACTCTGACAAG GATGAAACTGGTGCCTATCTCATAGACAGAGACCCCACGTACTTCGGGCCAGTGCTTAACTACTTAAGGCATGGCAAACTGGTGCTCAACAGGGACTTGGCAGAGGAAG GAGTTTTAGAAGAAGCCGAATTCTACAACATCACATCATTAATAAAGCTCATCAAGGACAAGATCAGGGAACGCGATTGCAAAACATCACAG GTTCCAGTAAAGCATGTTTACCGGGTGCTGCAGTGCCAGGAGGAGGAGCTCACTCAAATGGTGTCCACCATGTCTGACGGCTGGAAGTTTGAACAG CTTGTCAGTATAGGTTACGGGCGGGCCCACCAGTCAGAGTTTCTGCTGATTGTGTCAAGGGAGGTGAAGGGAGAGGAGTCTGCTTTGCCAAACAACAGCGGAGAG CTCGTCAGCATCGGCTCCTCCTACAACTACGGAAACGAAGACCAAGCTGAGTTCCTGTGTGTAGTCTCCAAGGAGTTGCACAATCAATCATACGGGACAAACAGTGAGCCCAGTGAGAAGGCTAAG AGCGAGGACGAAGAGACGGATTATGAAATGAATGACTCTGATTAG
- the kctd5b gene encoding BTB/POZ domain-containing protein KCTD5 isoform X2 encodes MNRGLEVCGCTSDISCEPHSQSRAEPRAEEARRGMAENSSETSGSVHRRCLGHSSAERNVSAGVGASKWIRLNVGGTYFLTTRQTLCRDPKSFLYRLSQADPELDSDKDETGAYLIDRDPTYFGPVLNYLRHGKLVLNRDLAEEGVLEEAEFYNITSLIKLIKDKIRERDCKTSQVPVKHVYRVLQCQEEELTQMVSTMSDGWKFEQLVSIGYGRAHQSEFLLIVSREVKGEESALPNNSGELVSIGSSYNYGNEDQAEFLCVVSKELHNQSYGTNSEPSEKAKILQERGSRM; translated from the exons ATGAATCGCGGACTCGAAGTTTGTGGCTGCACCTCCGATATTTCCTGTGAGCCGCACAGCCAGAGCCGTGCCGAGCCGAGGGCGGAGGAGGCGAGGAGAGGAATGGCAGAGAACAGCTCCGAGACAAGCGGCTCCGTTCACCGGAGATGTTTGGGCCATTCTTCGGCGGAGCGAAACGTTTCAGCTGGGGTCGGGGCTTCAAAATGGATTCGACTAAATGTCGGGGGAACCTATTTTTTAACTACGAGACAGACGCTGTGTCGAGACCCAAAATCATTTCTGTACAGACTGAGCCAAGCTGACCCCGAGCTCGACTCTGACAAG GATGAAACTGGTGCCTATCTCATAGACAGAGACCCCACGTACTTCGGGCCAGTGCTTAACTACTTAAGGCATGGCAAACTGGTGCTCAACAGGGACTTGGCAGAGGAAG GAGTTTTAGAAGAAGCCGAATTCTACAACATCACATCATTAATAAAGCTCATCAAGGACAAGATCAGGGAACGCGATTGCAAAACATCACAG GTTCCAGTAAAGCATGTTTACCGGGTGCTGCAGTGCCAGGAGGAGGAGCTCACTCAAATGGTGTCCACCATGTCTGACGGCTGGAAGTTTGAACAG CTTGTCAGTATAGGTTACGGGCGGGCCCACCAGTCAGAGTTTCTGCTGATTGTGTCAAGGGAGGTGAAGGGAGAGGAGTCTGCTTTGCCAAACAACAGCGGAGAG CTCGTCAGCATCGGCTCCTCCTACAACTACGGAAACGAAGACCAAGCTGAGTTCCTGTGTGTAGTCTCCAAGGAGTTGCACAATCAATCATACGGGACAAACAGTGAGCCCAGTGAGAAGGCTAAG ATTCTTCAGGAAAGGGGTTCCCGGATGTGA
- the kctd5b gene encoding BTB/POZ domain-containing protein KCTD5 isoform X3, translated as MNRGLEVCGCTSDISCEPHSQSRAEPRAEEARRGMAENSSETSGSVHRRCLGHSSAERNVSAGVGASKWIRLNVGGTYFLTTRQTLCRDPKSFLYRLSQADPELDSDKDETGAYLIDRDPTYFGPVLNYLRHGKLVLNRDLAEEGVLEEAEFYNITSLIKLIKDKIRERDCKTSQVPVKHVYRVLQCQEEELTQMVSTMSDGWKFEQLVSIGSSYNYGNEDQAEFLCVVSKELHNQSYGTNSEPSEKAKSEDEETDYEMNDSD; from the exons ATGAATCGCGGACTCGAAGTTTGTGGCTGCACCTCCGATATTTCCTGTGAGCCGCACAGCCAGAGCCGTGCCGAGCCGAGGGCGGAGGAGGCGAGGAGAGGAATGGCAGAGAACAGCTCCGAGACAAGCGGCTCCGTTCACCGGAGATGTTTGGGCCATTCTTCGGCGGAGCGAAACGTTTCAGCTGGGGTCGGGGCTTCAAAATGGATTCGACTAAATGTCGGGGGAACCTATTTTTTAACTACGAGACAGACGCTGTGTCGAGACCCAAAATCATTTCTGTACAGACTGAGCCAAGCTGACCCCGAGCTCGACTCTGACAAG GATGAAACTGGTGCCTATCTCATAGACAGAGACCCCACGTACTTCGGGCCAGTGCTTAACTACTTAAGGCATGGCAAACTGGTGCTCAACAGGGACTTGGCAGAGGAAG GAGTTTTAGAAGAAGCCGAATTCTACAACATCACATCATTAATAAAGCTCATCAAGGACAAGATCAGGGAACGCGATTGCAAAACATCACAG GTTCCAGTAAAGCATGTTTACCGGGTGCTGCAGTGCCAGGAGGAGGAGCTCACTCAAATGGTGTCCACCATGTCTGACGGCTGGAAGTTTGAACAG CTCGTCAGCATCGGCTCCTCCTACAACTACGGAAACGAAGACCAAGCTGAGTTCCTGTGTGTAGTCTCCAAGGAGTTGCACAATCAATCATACGGGACAAACAGTGAGCCCAGTGAGAAGGCTAAG AGCGAGGACGAAGAGACGGATTATGAAATGAATGACTCTGATTAG
- the kctd5b gene encoding BTB/POZ domain-containing protein KCTD5 isoform X4 yields the protein MNRGLEVCGCTSDISCEPHSQSRAEPRAEEARRGMAENSSETSGSVHRRCLGHSSAERNVSAGVGASKWIRLNVGGTYFLTTRQTLCRDPKSFLYRLSQADPELDSDKDETGAYLIDRDPTYFGPVLNYLRHGKLVLNRDLAEEGVLEEAEFYNITSLIKLIKDKIRERDCKTSQVPVKHVYRVLQCQEEELTQMVSTMSDGWKFEQLVSIGSSYNYGNEDQAEFLCVVSKELHNQSYGTNSEPSEKAKILQERGSRM from the exons ATGAATCGCGGACTCGAAGTTTGTGGCTGCACCTCCGATATTTCCTGTGAGCCGCACAGCCAGAGCCGTGCCGAGCCGAGGGCGGAGGAGGCGAGGAGAGGAATGGCAGAGAACAGCTCCGAGACAAGCGGCTCCGTTCACCGGAGATGTTTGGGCCATTCTTCGGCGGAGCGAAACGTTTCAGCTGGGGTCGGGGCTTCAAAATGGATTCGACTAAATGTCGGGGGAACCTATTTTTTAACTACGAGACAGACGCTGTGTCGAGACCCAAAATCATTTCTGTACAGACTGAGCCAAGCTGACCCCGAGCTCGACTCTGACAAG GATGAAACTGGTGCCTATCTCATAGACAGAGACCCCACGTACTTCGGGCCAGTGCTTAACTACTTAAGGCATGGCAAACTGGTGCTCAACAGGGACTTGGCAGAGGAAG GAGTTTTAGAAGAAGCCGAATTCTACAACATCACATCATTAATAAAGCTCATCAAGGACAAGATCAGGGAACGCGATTGCAAAACATCACAG GTTCCAGTAAAGCATGTTTACCGGGTGCTGCAGTGCCAGGAGGAGGAGCTCACTCAAATGGTGTCCACCATGTCTGACGGCTGGAAGTTTGAACAG CTCGTCAGCATCGGCTCCTCCTACAACTACGGAAACGAAGACCAAGCTGAGTTCCTGTGTGTAGTCTCCAAGGAGTTGCACAATCAATCATACGGGACAAACAGTGAGCCCAGTGAGAAGGCTAAG ATTCTTCAGGAAAGGGGTTCCCGGATGTGA